ACGGTCAGCATCGACGCCATGTTCCGTGATACCTACGTGCGCGGCGACGGCCAGGAAACGATCATCCACGAATACAGCCTCACCGCGGTCGTCGATCCGGGCAGCGGGCTGATCCTGCAATCCGACGCGGTTCCGCGCGTTCTGCCTTGGCAGGAATGTCCCGGCGCCGTCGCCAGCGCGCGCCGGATTACCGGGATGACGTTGAGCGACCTGCATTTCCGGGTACGCCAGGAACTCACGGGCACGAGCACCTGCACACACCTCAACGACCTGTTGCGCTTCGTGGCCGACGCCCGGGCCCTGATCGAGCACCTGTAGGCCGTCAGTACCGCCCGATAGATGATCAGTCTCGTCTGAGCAGCGAGGAGCAGACTATGCCGATAACACTCAGCCTCGATGTGACTGGGGCGATCGACTCGGGCGAGCAACTGACCCAGGTCGTGTGGGTATTCCTGCCCGATGAACCTGCCGAGTCCCTCGCCGCGCTGGTGTGCCTGCCCGGCGGCACCTACGACAAGCGCTACTGGCACCTCGAGATCGACGGGCATCCCGGCTACAGCTTCGGCGAACACCTGGCCAGAGCCGTGCGCCAGCCGCCGAGCACACACCACTGCTGATCAGCAAGACCTGCGTGCGCGGTAAGAAACATCTCCCCCCAAAGCTCGGCGCAGCCATCGTAATTCGTGATTGTGTATCAGTGTCAGCGAAGCGCTACTGATTAACGCCTGCGGGCGGACGGAGGACGCGGGTGCGCATCATCATCACCGGCGGAAACAGCGGTGTGGGCCGGGCGGCGGCGACCGCGTTGGCGGCCGAGGGTCATGAGGTGCTCATCGCGTGCCGCACCGTGAGCAAGGGCGAGGAGGCCGCCGCCACGATGAGCGGCCGCGTCGAGGTCCACCAGCTCGATCTCGCTGATCTCGCCAGCGTGCGACGATTCGCCGAATCCATCAACGTCGCTGACGTTTTGATCAACAACGCCGGCGTCCTCGGCCTGCCGCTCACGCGGACCGTTGACGGGTTCGAGGCGCACATGGGCACTAACCACCTCGGCCACTTCGCCCTGACGTGTCTGCTCGGTGAGCGCATCCGTGACCGCGTCGTCGTGGTGGCCAGTAGCAACTATGCGATGGCGACGCTGCACCTCGACGACCTGAATTGGCACCGCCGGCGATACAACACGTGGGCGGCCTACGGCGAATCGAAACTGGCCAACCTGCTGTTCGTCTGCGAATTGGTTCGACGGGGCCGCACCGCTTATGCGGCCGATCCAGGCATGGTTGACTCCGGTATCACCAGGAACGGCTCGGGCCTGCTGCAGTGGGCAGGCAGAGTACTGTCGCCGCACATCGCTCAACGCCCCAGCAACGGAGCGCGGTCGACCATCCAGGCCGTCCACACCAATCTGCCCAACGGGACCTACATTGCACCTCGCGGGCTCGCCCACCAGTGGGGCAAGCCCAAGCCGACCAAGCTGCTCGCCAAGGCTCGCGATCCAGAAAGCGCTCGACGGCTGTGGGAGCTCTCCGCCGAGCTGACCGGTTGTGACTGGCCCACCGGCTGACTGGGCAACTGCTCGATGCCGGCGTCGTCGGTCGCGTTTCGGATCCGGGCGCGCCTTCCCAGATAGTGTCCGAGGTTCTCGACGCGCCCGGCGGGCCTTCAAGCTGTAACGCACCTGGCGTCACCCGCTTTTCGCGCAATCGGACACCACGAGCCGTTCCTGCTTACGTTGGTTAGTGTCCACGGCCGACCGGGATCGCTGCCGCCCAGCGGGGGATCGGTCAACGGACGGTGGTGTCGGTGATGAGCCTCCTGAGACCGTTATTGACAGCGAACTGTCACTCGCTAGCAACGACCACGGTACAACTCTGCGATACCGAAAATCCCGAACTTGGCGGATCGGATGACTCGTTGACCGTTGGCAGTCAACTGCCATAGTGTTGCGATCATAGCCCCGGGGTGCGGAGGGCCCGAACTCACCATGCGGACCCGGGGCCACAAAACGAGGAAGGCGCGTCATGAGATTCGCTGTCTATCTCCCAAACTGCATGAATGTCGCAGCGATCACGCAGCCATGGGAGCAGCACCTCACGGGGCAGGACATCGCCCGGGTTGCGCAGACGGCCGAGCGCTTGGGCTATTCGATGGTGTTCCTGCCCGAGCATTACCTGACGCCCACCGGGCACGTCGAGCTGTCCGGCAACCATTACTTCGATGCCACAACCGCCCAGGCGTTCATCGCCGGCGCCACATCGACGATCACCATCGGTTCGATGGTGACCATCCTTCCCCTGCACAATCCCGTCATCGCGGCCAAGTCCATCGCGACGCTGGACTGGTTCAGCGGCGGCCGGTCCCAGGTCACCGTGGGCGTGGGGTGGCTCAAGGAGGAATACGACGCGGTCGGCGTCCCGTTCGCCAAGCGAGGCCGCATCGCCGATGAGACCCTGGCCGCGATGTTTGAGCTCTGGCACAGCGACAGCCCTAGCTTCGAGGGCGAATTCGTCAGCTTCGACGAAGTGGCCTTCGGACCCAAGCCGGTCAGCCGACCCCACCCCGTCGTGTGGATGGGCGGCGACGCCGACGCGGTGCTGCGACGCGCCGCACGGTACGGGGACGGCTGGGCGCCCTGGCTGACCAAGCCCGAGGAACTGCCCGCCAAGATGGACTACCTGCGCACTCAGCCCGGCTTCGACGGCCGGCCATTCTCGCTGTTCTACAGTCTCGCGGTGCTGTCCATCGGCCAGGAGCACGCCGTCATCGACGATCCGAACGCGCAGTTCGGCCAGAGCGCGCAGCAGGTGATCGACAACTGCTGCAAGCTCGCCGAATTCGGCGTCACCGACACCTGGGTCAATCCGCCTGCACTCGACGACTTCAACGCGTACCTCGACCACATGCAGTGGGTCGCCGAAGAAGTGATCCCCAAAGTGGATTGAACTCCCCACGCCGGGGCGGCCGCTCGGCCGTCGAGGGTGCCCGTGAGCGGCCATAACGTCTCGACCGCGCGGTCCGTGCATCACCGACCGCGCCGATTTCAGCAGTCATTCAGAGCCGACATCGCTGCGGCGCCATGGGAACAGGTGACCGCAGTGACAGACCATCAACAACCCGCCGTTAGCTCGCGCAGTTCCCACTGAAGATCACGCGTGACGCTGGTCAGACCACAACGTTCGACGTCGAGATCATCCATACCCTGCCTGTGACGCTGACCGACAACAATGGAAAACCTCAACGGAATCGACTGGGACCTCCCCGACGATCCTCTCGTCCTCACCGAATGTGCAGCCCGCATCATTGCCCCGGACGAAACCATCGGCCACGGACACGTCGAGCGCAGCATCCGACGAAACCGCCTAACCAAACCAGCGGCCCGCCAATAAAACCGCTGCCCCAATTCCCTTGATTCAGCTGATGACCAGCGGGACCGCGTCGAGGCTGAGCGTGCCGTTGGGCCACGGCACCTTTGGTTCGGCACCGTCGGCGAGCCGGTAGTCGGGGATCCGATTGTGCCATTCCTCGAGGATTAGCCGCAGCTCCAGCCGCGCCAAGTGGGAGCCGAGGCACCGGTGCGGACCGCGGCCGAACGCGAAGTGCGGTGGACACTTTTCGAGATGGACCTGGTCAACTTCGCCGTACTGCTGCGGATCATGGTTGGCGCAACCGTAACTGATCAGCACATCGGTGTCCTTGGCCACGAAGCTGCCGGCGACCTCGACGTCTTGGGTAGCAACGCGGGGGGCGAACGGCACCGGCGGATCGACGCGCAACTGCTCCTCGATGAAGTACGGGATCAGCGAGTAATCGCCCGCGATCTTGGCCCGCATCTCGGCATCGACCCCGAGGCGGGCAAACGAGAAGCCGAGTGCGGCGGTGACGGTGTCCAACCCCGCCAGCACGAAAAGAAAACACAGACCGAGTATTTCGGCGTCGGTCATACCGCCTTCGTCGTGCAGGTGGATCAACTCGGACAGCAGATCGTCGCCGTCGGTGTTGGAACGTCGCTCGGCGATGTGCTCGCTGAGGTAGGTGTAGAGCTCCAGGGCATGCTGAAGCACCTCCGGCGTCGGCTCGGCGCTGCCCGGATCGGTGAATTGCAGGATGGAATCCTTCCACCGCACCAGCCTGTCGCGATCCTCCAGCGGCAGCCCGAACAAGGTCAGGAAGACCTGGGAGGGGAAGGGAACAGCCAGATCCGCGACGAATTCGCACTCCCCCTTGATCTTGATCGCATCGATCAGCTCGCCGGCCTGTTTACGCAACTCGGACTCGCGCTCGGCCATCTTGCGCGGACTGAAGAACGGATCCAGCAGGCGCCGGAACCGGGTGTGGTCGGGTGGGTCGATCGCGATCGGAACCATCGGCACCGGACTGCCAATGCGGTCGAAAGCCCTTGCTGACGAGAAGATCTCGGGATGCTTGGCCGCGAAATCGGCGGCCGCTGCACTGGCCATGACGGCCTGTTCCCCGCTTCGAACCACCTCGCCGCGTTCGTGCAGCTCTCGCCAGGCGCGGGCGCGATCCTCGCTGAAGGGAAGGGCATCGACGCTGAACTCCGCTTCCCTGGTGACGTCGACCATGGACGTTACTTCCTCTCGTTAACCGGCGGCCCCGACCTGCCGAAAAGACGAACGTGACAGTAGACTGTCAGTCTTGGCAAGTATCGTTGGAGCACCGAACGCTGTCAACGACCCTCGATAGACCTGCCGCCGCGGTACTGTCTTGAGTAACCGATCACGCGGGAGGAATGACCGATGGCGCGGGGCGATCGTTCGCCGCGAAACGAACATGCGGACCGGACCAGGTCGGCGCTGCTCGATGCCGCCCTGGACCTCTTCAGCGCACATGGCTACGACGAGATCACCACCGAGGAAATCGCCGAGGCCGCGGGAGTGTCGCCGCGGACGTTCTTTCGCTACTTCCCCACGAAGGAGTCGGTGCTGTTCTCCGGGGAATACGATTTCATCCACGCCTTCAGCGCGGTCTATCTCGGCCGGGACGAGTCCTTGTCGGACTACGAGGCGATGGCGGAGTCGTTCGCCCTACTGGCACCGGGGCTCAAGCGCATCCGAAAGCGGATCGGTCAGTATCATGAGGCGGTCGCGTCATCGCTGGTGCTACTCGGGCGCGAGCACAGGAACCACGACGCCAATGCCCACACCGTGGCGAGGGTGATCGCCGAGCGGCGCGGGCTGCCGTCCCCCGACGGCGAGTGCCGACTGCTCGCAGCGATCGGCATGATGCTCGTAGACCGCGCCATCAAGCAATGGTTGTCGGCCCCTAATACCGGGCTCGACGATCTCATCCGGCAAGAGTTCGCCGCGCTGCCCGCGCTGGTGAAGTGAGACCGGGAACCGGGATCAACCGGCCTCGAGCTGCCCGACACACTCCACGTGAGCCCCAAGTTCCGTTCCCGGGACGCCTCGCAGGCGTGAAAATGGGCTAGGGTTGCCCGTCGACGCCGACGTTTCCTTGGGACCAGTGAGCCCGCACGTGAGCCTGGGCGCCGGGGCCCGACCTGGAAGGGTCACGCACTGTTGCTTCGAGCACGCCGGTCAGAATTTCGGTTCCCTTTGACCGAGGCCCCCGGGCAGCCCGCTGCCAGAGTGCGTCAACTCGATTGGAGGGCAAGCGAATTGAAACGGAAACAGGCGCCGGTGCCGGAGGAGATTCCCGACGCCGAGCACGAGTTGGTCATCGAGCGGGTGTGCGCCGTCGACGTGGCCAAGGCGTTCGGCAAGGTGTGCGTGCGCACTCCGCGGGAGCGTCGGCGGGTCAGCAAGGTCTGGGACGTGGAGGCCACCACGGGTGCAGTCAGCGAGCTGGCCGCCCAGCTCACCGAGCTGGGTATCGAGAAGGTCACGATCGAGTCGACGTCGGACTATTGGCGGATCTGGTATTACCTGCTGGAGGCGGCCGGGCTCGACGTGCAGCTGGTTAACGCCCGTGATGTGAAGAACGTGCCGGGACGGCCCAAAACGGACAAGCTCGATGCAGTTTGGCTGGCCAAGCTGACCGAGAAAGGGCTGCTGCGACCGTCGTTCGTGCCGCCGGCCCCGATCCGGCAGCTACGTGACTACACCCGGCTGCGGGTGGATCTGACCCGGGAACGGTCCCGATACTGGCAGCGGCTGGAGAAACTGCTCGAAGACGCCCTAATCAAGCTGTCGTCGGTGGCCTCCACGCTCAACACGCTCTCGGCGCGAGACATCATCGAAGCATTGATCGCCGGCGAACGTGACCCCCGCCGGCTCGCCGACTTGGCCCGGGCTCGGATGAAGACCAAACGCCCAGCGCTGATCAAGGCACTCGACGGGCGCTTTGATGACCACCACGGCGAACTGGCGCGGATGCTGCTCGACCAGATCGACACCCTCACCGCGCAGATCGACACGCTGACCACCCGCATCGACGACCTGTTGGTGGCCGCCCAACCCAGTGAGAACGACAGCGGCGGGAACCCGACCGGCCACACCACGGCTGGTAGCGGGCTGTCCACCGTCGAACGCCTCGAGGAAATCCCCGGCATCGGCTCGACCGGAGCGCAGATCATCCTGGCTGAAATCGGCCTGGATATGACCCAATTCCCCACTGCCGCACACTTGGTGTCGTGGGCGAAACTGTGCCCGCGCACCATCCAGTCCGGACCTGTGACACGCGGCGGCAAAACCGGCAAGGGCAACCCCTACCTCAAGGGTGCACTCGGTGAGGCCGCCGCAGCGGCGGCCAAGACCGATACCTTCCTGGGCGAACGCTACCGGCGCATCGTCAAACGCCGCGGCAAGCTCAAAGCACTGGTCGCGGTCGCCCGCTCCATCCTCGTCATCGTCTGGCAGTTGCTCTCCGACCCATCGGCCCGATTCCGCGACCTCGGATCCGACTACCACACCAGCCGGATCAACGTCGAACGCCGGATGCGTAATCACATCGCCCAACTCACCGCACTGGGCTACCGCGTCACCGTCGAACCCGCCGCCTGAGCCGCCTCACACCGCCACAACGTAACCGCGCTCCGCACGCTCTGCGCGGGGCTGGCTGACGCCCGTCACTCACCCCCGGTATTTTCCGGTCAGGTAGACGTAGCCGGCGAACAGCACACCTATCGCCCCGAGGAACGACGAGAAGCGCACCGGCCGAAGGGTTTGATTGGCACCTATCGCGGCGGCCCCGACGTGTCGCGGCCCTTCGCTGTGTCGCTGCATCGACCTCTCTACCCCGCGGTTGGACCGGCGGCAGACGCCGTTCTAACATGTGTGTCACTTATGCGATGAGGTGGCGTCTGTGATTTCTGATCGGCGGCTGGTGGTCTGCGCAAGCCATAGTCCGGGCAAGGAGCGCGACGTCGAGCAGGCGTTCGGGCAGAAGTTCCGAGCGGCGCTGGCGTCGGCCGCCGACGACGTCCGCCAGTTCGATCCCGACTTGGTGATCGTGTTCGGCGGTGATCACCGCCGAGCGTTCCGGCAGGTAGTGCCAACATTCGGCGTGGCGCTGTCCGCGTCGATCATCGCCGAAGGGCGTCATCCCGCCGGCGATCTGCAGGTTGCATCCGGACTGGCCCGCGAACTCTGCGAACACCTGCTTACTATGGGCTTCGACATCGCGGTGTGCCGTGGCATCGGACTGGATCATGCATTCGCCCAACCGATTCGAGACCTGGTTGGTGCACTGGATGCCAAGCCGGTCATCCCGGTGCCGGTGAATTGCGCAACCGCCCCACTGCCGACGGGGTGTCGGGTGGCTGAGTTTGGGGCGGCGGTCGGGCGATTCCTCGACGGTGTCGACCAGCGAGTGCTTGTGATCGGGACGGGCGGGCTATCACATTCACCGCCGAGCCTGGAGGTCGACACCTATGACCTCAGCGACGAGGAACGGGCACGGTTGATCGCCGACGGAATGGCGGAAGCGCGCACGAAAATCCGCCCGGACTGGGATGCCGAAGTGCTGCACGCGATGTCGACGTGGGACGTCTCGGCGCTGGCGCGGCTGGTGGACACCGCCCACGCGCGGGCCGGCGCCGGTGCCAACGAGGTCCGGACGTGGGTTGCCGCCGGCGCGGCCGGCGGGGGGCGGCCAGTTCGACCACTGGTCTACGAGCCGGTTCCGGAGTGGATCACCGGCATGGCCGTCGCCACCTCTCGGAGTTGAGGCACCCCGACGGGCGGGTCACCAAGCCGCACCGCCCAGAAGCAAATCTGACAGTATGTACACATGTCGCGACACGCTGACGATCCGACCGGGGCGCCGTTGGCGGGCATCACGGTGGTGAGTCTGGAACAAGCCGTGGCGGCTCCGTATGCCACGCGCCAACTCGCCGACCTCGGCGCTCGGGTGATCAAGGTCGAGCGCCCCGATGGTGGTGATTTCGCCCGCGGCTACGACCGCACCGTGCATGGCCAGTCGAGCTACTTCGTGTGGCTCAACCGCGGCAAGCAGTCGCTGACGCTGGACCTCAAACAACCCGCGGGCAGGCAGGTCGTGCATCGCCTCCTGGACAGCGCGGACATCCTCGTGCAAAATCTGGCGCCGGGCGCCTCGGCTCGGCTGGGCCTGGACGCCACCTCTGTCGGGAAGCGCCATCCGGACGTGATCGCCTGCACGATAACCGGTTACGGCGAGAGCGGCCCATGGCGCGACCGCAAAGCCTACGACCTGCTGGTACAGGCCGAGGCCGGCCTGTTGTCGATCACCGGCTCCCCGGCGGAGGCGGCTCGGACCGGTGTCTCAATCGCCGACATCGCCGCCGGAATGTTTGCGTTTTCCGGGCTTCTCAGCGCGCTGTACGTGCGTGCCACCACCGGTGAGGTGCGACCGGTATCGGTGTCGTTGCTCGACGCGCTGGCCGAATGGATGGGACAACCGCTGTACTACGGTCACTACGGCACTCAACAATCCCCGCGCACGGGTGCCCGCCACGCAACCATCGCCCCGTACGGTCCCTTCATCGCCGGCGACGGCGGCACGGTGCTGCTGGCGGTTCAGAATCAGCCGGAGTGGCAGCGGCTGTGTGAGTTCGTGTTGGGCAGACCTGAACTGGTGCATGATGCCCGCTTTGCGGCCAACCCCGACCGGGTGGCGCACCGCGAGGAGCTGGAGTCGATCATCACCGCTGCGATCGCTTCGCTGACCGCTGACGAATTTCAGCGTCGGCTCGACGAGGCCGGTGTGGCCACGGCACGGATCAACGACGTCGAACAGGTGTGGAACCATCCGGTGCTGGCCGGGCGGGACCGCTGGCGGCGGTTCAACACACCCGGCGGCCCGGCGGAGGCGCTTATCCCGCCGGCCACATTGGCCGGCGTGCAGGCACGAATCGGCGACGTGCCCGCGCTCGGTGCACACAGCCGAATGATCTTGGAGGGGTTGGGTTTCTCTTGTGAGGAAATCGCTGAGCTGGCCCGAACGCGCGTCACCACGTTCTCCTGATCGGGGAATGGCTAATCTAGGCGGCCGCCCCGAAGAATCCCCGCCGCAGACAACTCAGCAGCAGGTCGACGACCTTGTCGCCGCTGATCGGCGCGGGCAGATCCAGCGCGGCCTGCGGGACCCTGGTCACCAGGGCGCGAACGATGACCGCCGAGATGATCGGATCGAACGGGTAGGGGCCTGGGTGCTGTATCAGCATCGTCGCCACGCCGATATCCATCAGCACCTGGCCGTTGTCGCCGAGGGCGATCACCGTCGGGTCATCGGTGGTGTTCTCCACCCACACGTCGATGCAGCCCGAGTAGCGATCGTAGAAATCGATGTAGGCGCTCAGCCAGTGCCGCAACGTCGGCACATCCGCCAGCGGGTCGATGCTGGCGATCTGGTCGGCGAACGCCTTAGCGGCGTCATAGATTTCGGCGGCTGTGGCCACCAGCAGATCCTGCTTGTCTCGGAAGTACTTGTAAAAGGTGCCCCGCGCGACCGCCGCCGCATCGACGATGTCGTCCACGCTGGTGCGCCGGTAGCCCCGTTCGCGGAACTGCGCCGCGCCCGCGTCGGCCAGCGCGACAATGGTAGCGACGGCGCGCTGGCTCAGCGCGGCGCTGCGCTCGGTGATCGACAAGCCGGTGATGTCCGGCGCCGGCGGCACCACGACGGAAGCCACCCCGCGAGCCGGGTCTGTGACTGTGTGCAACCGCAGGCTCGACAGGACCGCGGTTGGCGTTTCGGGGAACAGCACCAGTTGTAGGAACACCGACAAGGTGTCCATCACTTGCTTGGCGCTGTATCCGTAAGCGCGCCCGGTGTGGACGTAGAGGTTGACCCGGTGCACCAGCGCGGTCATCGTCATCGCCGCAACTTCCGGATCGATGCCGCGCACACCGGAGGCGGCCAGCCGCTCGGCGATGCGGTGGTTGTAGCTGCGCACGAAGCCCGCGATCGTCGGGCCCACCTTGGTGTCCGACGATGCGATCGCGGTCCATTGGATGAACATCGTGGAGTACTTCTCGAACACCCAGCTCCACTCGCCCAACCACCAATTCAGGTTGTCGAAGCCCACCTCATCGGGTCCTAGTGGGCCGATTCGGCGGGCGACCCGGAACAGCGCACTGCCGCACTCGTCGAGCAGTTCCAGGAATATTTCGTCTTTGCCCTGAAAGTACTGATAGAGCGTGGCGCGGGAGACGCCCGCGGCCTTGGCGATCGCATCGACGGAGGTGTCGAAGAATCCGAGGCGGCCGAACAGCTCGAGTGACACCTCGGCGATCCGGTTGCGCGTGGTGGCGCCCCGGATGCCGACCGCCGGGCTGGACGGTCCGTAGCTGGCTCGGCGGACGATCGACGCATCGGACATGGCCTGACCAGCTTATGGCCGATTCGTGTCGCCGGCGCCACCCGCCGAAGCGTTTCGCGCGATGAAGAAGTCGGCGGTCCCGGTGACGGCGATCCCGCCGCCCTGCCGGGTCCCCGTCAGCTCCACCGTTACCCTGTCGCCGCTGTCCTCTGTCACGATGTCAGCGACCCGTCCCGCACACCGCAGCACGTCGGCGGGCCAAACCTGCTCACGGAAGCGGACGCTGAAGCGGCGCACGTTGGCGACGCCCAGCCAATCAGTGGCGAAGGTCGCCAGCAGGCCGGCGATCAGCATGCCCTGGGCAAAGACCGACGGGTAGCCGGCCGAGCGGGCCATCTCGTCGTCGTAGTGGATGGGATTGAAGTCGCCGGACGCGCCGGCGTAGCGCACGAACATCTGGCGGGTCAAGGGTCCGAACTCCCGTGGCGGCGCCTCGGCACCGACGGTGAGTGCAATGTCGGCGGCGGTCATCGTCCTGCCGTCTCGATGAACGTGGCCTTGGCCTGGGCGATCAGGGTGCCATCGGGTGCACGGAAATCGGTGACAACGGTGGCGAATCGCATCGTCCCGCCGCGCTTACCGGGTTTCTCGTACCGATCGACGATCCGCTCCTGAGCGCTCAGGATGTCGCCGGTGCGCGGCGGCGTGGCGTAGAACGTGTACTCCTGCTCGCCGTGCAACAGCCGCTTGCGATCGAAGCCAACGCTTACCCGCGCACCGGCGGGCGCCCAGCGGCCGGCGGTGGTCAGAAAGGTCGGCGGAATGAGGGCATCGGGGCCGCGGTGGGCGGGATTCCCGGACGCCGTGGCTTCGGCGAACTCGGCGATCTTGCCCCGTTCGACCATGACTTCCCAGGGCTGTCCGGAAGTCGGGTCGGCGGGCGACCCGGGCGATGAGCTCATCTGACCAATACTGTCAGAAAATGTGACGGCGGGGAAGTTGTGATTCGACGCTTATCCAGCTATAGGGAGCTTGTACAAAGATGACATTACTGCCAGAATCGGCGGATATGGCGATGTTGGCGGCAACGTATGCCGCGGGTAAGTGGGGTGGCGGCACCGGAGAGCGGTTCGCGGTGAGCTCGCCGTCGACGGCGCACCAACTGGCGACGGTGGGCATCGCCGGGGCCGCCGACCTCGATGCCGCGGTCGCAGCGGCCGGCACCGCCCTGGTGTCCTCGCCTTGGCGCGACTTCTCCCCCGCCGATCGGGCCGAGGCCCTGAACCGGCTGGCCGATGCGCTCACCGCCCGCAAGGGCGAGCTGGCCGATCTCACCACCGCCGAAATCGGCTCGCCGCGCAAATGGAGCACCTTCGGTCAGGTGCTCACCGCGGTGGGGGTGCTTCGCGCCTACGCTGCGATCACCCGCGATTACCCTTTCGTTTCCACCCGACCGTCGGCCGCCGGTGGCAGCGTCACCGTCAACCAGCTGCCGGTGGGCGTGGTCGGGGCGATCATCCCCTGGAACACGCCGCTGTTCATCGCCGCACTCAAACTCGGCCCGGCGCTGGCGGCGGGCTGCACGATGGTGCTCAAGCCGGCGCCGGAGGCGCCGCTTTGCATCGGCGTTCTCACCGAGGCCCTCGAGGCGGCCGGCCTGCCTGACGGCGTCGTCAACGTCGTCAACGGCGGCTCCGCCACCGGTCGGGCGCTGACCACCCATCCCGGGGTGGACAAGATCAGCTTCACCGGGTCCACCGCGGTGGGGGCCCAGATCGCAGCGTCGTGCGGGTCGCAGATCCGCCGCTGTAGCACCGAATTGGGTGGCAAGTCCGCGGCCGTCGTTCTGCCCGACGCGCCGCTGGAGTCGACGGTGTCCGGGCTCGTTGGTGGGGTGATGGGCAACAACGGCCAGCTGTGCGCCGCGTTGAGTCGAATCATCCTGCCGCGCAGCCGCTATGACGAGTTCCTGACGGCGTTGACCACCGC
This genomic interval from Mycobacterium sp. SMC-2 contains the following:
- a CDS encoding MaoC/PaaZ C-terminal domain-containing protein, translating into MTAADIALTVGAEAPPREFGPLTRQMFVRYAGASGDFNPIHYDDEMARSAGYPSVFAQGMLIAGLLATFATDWLGVANVRRFSVRFREQVWPADVLRCAGRVADIVTEDSGDRVTVELTGTRQGGGIAVTGTADFFIARNASAGGAGDTNRP
- a CDS encoding MaoC family dehydratase N-terminal domain-containing protein, which codes for MSSSPGSPADPTSGQPWEVMVERGKIAEFAEATASGNPAHRGPDALIPPTFLTTAGRWAPAGARVSVGFDRKRLLHGEQEYTFYATPPRTGDILSAQERIVDRYEKPGKRGGTMRFATVVTDFRAPDGTLIAQAKATFIETAGR
- a CDS encoding aldehyde dehydrogenase, whose product is MTLLPESADMAMLAATYAAGKWGGGTGERFAVSSPSTAHQLATVGIAGAADLDAAVAAAGTALVSSPWRDFSPADRAEALNRLADALTARKGELADLTTAEIGSPRKWSTFGQVLTAVGVLRAYAAITRDYPFVSTRPSAAGGSVTVNQLPVGVVGAIIPWNTPLFIAALKLGPALAAGCTMVLKPAPEAPLCIGVLTEALEAAGLPDGVVNVVNGGSATGRALTTHPGVDKISFTGSTAVGAQIAASCGSQIRRCSTELGGKSAAVVLPDAPLESTVSGLVGGVMGNNGQLCAALSRIILPRSRYDEFLTALTTAVAGLRVGDPADRSTDIGPLISEAARDRVEGFLSRATAEGATVLTGGERPPGPGWFVSPAVVAATNDMEIAREEVFGPVAVVIAYDDDEGDGAAVSIANDSKYGLVGAVWSADGDRAAAVASQLRAGSVAVNSTAVLDFGSPFGGFKQSGIGREGGPEGIAGFIEYQAVIR